A DNA window from Halomonas zincidurans B6 contains the following coding sequences:
- the murD gene encoding UDP-N-acetylmuramoyl-L-alanine--D-glutamate ligase, with protein sequence MQAVPQGHTLVVGLGVSGWAIARHLTRQARPFMVADTRQSPPGLEAFRAAFPGVEIHCGRLDEIDASRAVEIVVSPGVDPRSPGLARYWQATLEGAPGMPRVIGEIALFAGACRAPIAAITGANAKSTVTTLLGEMARQSGKRVAVGGNLGIAALDLLAECPDAELYVLELSSFQLETTPRLGAATAAFLNLSEDHLDRHGDMAGYRAAKLAIFRGAEHAVVNAEDHLTWPDDVDLPVSRFTTRPPQPEEWGIAESGSEAAREPWLMHGEVPIMAVREMRLAGRHNQANGLAAMAMGERLGLSHEAMVRVLKRFAGLPHRGELVAEAHGIRWINDSKGTNVGATLAAIAGLGPTLGGRLIWLGGGMGKAADFTPLAEPLARHAREAVVFGADAARLAQALAGHVAITRCDDLKAAMARAGDIAEPGDCVLLSPACASLDQFSNYQARGEAFRAGAAAWLQTFDQQEAP encoded by the coding sequence ATGCAAGCGGTACCGCAGGGTCATACGCTGGTGGTCGGCCTGGGCGTGTCGGGGTGGGCGATCGCCCGTCACCTGACGCGCCAGGCACGGCCATTCATGGTTGCCGACACGCGCCAATCGCCGCCCGGTCTCGAGGCGTTCCGGGCGGCCTTCCCAGGGGTCGAGATTCACTGCGGCCGGCTGGATGAAATCGATGCGAGCCGGGCCGTTGAGATCGTCGTCAGCCCCGGGGTCGATCCGCGATCTCCCGGCCTGGCCCGTTACTGGCAGGCGACGCTCGAGGGCGCGCCCGGCATGCCGCGGGTGATCGGTGAGATTGCGCTGTTCGCGGGTGCCTGTCGGGCGCCGATCGCGGCGATCACCGGCGCCAATGCCAAGTCGACGGTGACCACGTTGCTCGGTGAGATGGCTCGCCAATCCGGCAAGCGTGTCGCGGTCGGCGGAAACCTGGGCATCGCCGCGCTGGATTTGCTCGCCGAGTGTCCCGATGCAGAGCTTTACGTACTCGAACTCTCGAGCTTTCAGCTCGAGACGACGCCACGGCTGGGCGCGGCGACGGCGGCGTTCCTCAACCTGTCCGAGGATCATCTCGACCGGCACGGCGACATGGCAGGCTATCGGGCCGCCAAGCTGGCAATATTCCGCGGTGCTGAGCATGCGGTGGTCAACGCCGAGGATCATTTGACCTGGCCCGATGACGTTGACCTGCCCGTGTCGCGGTTCACCACCCGGCCGCCGCAGCCTGAAGAGTGGGGAATCGCCGAGTCTGGTAGCGAGGCCGCTCGCGAGCCCTGGCTGATGCACGGCGAGGTGCCGATCATGGCGGTGCGCGAGATGCGCCTGGCCGGACGCCACAATCAGGCCAATGGCCTGGCGGCGATGGCGATGGGCGAACGCCTGGGGCTATCGCATGAGGCGATGGTGCGTGTATTGAAGCGCTTCGCGGGGTTGCCGCACCGCGGTGAGCTTGTCGCGGAGGCGCACGGCATCCGCTGGATCAACGACTCCAAGGGTACCAACGTCGGCGCCACGCTGGCGGCCATTGCCGGGCTGGGGCCGACGCTCGGCGGACGTCTCATCTGGCTGGGAGGCGGTATGGGCAAGGCAGCCGACTTCACGCCGCTGGCCGAACCACTGGCGCGTCATGCCCGCGAAGCGGTGGTGTTCGGCGCCGACGCAGCGCGCCTGGCACAGGCCTTGGCGGGCCATGTGGCAATCACGCGCTGCGACGATCTGAAGGCAGCCATGGCGCGCGCCGGCGATATCGCCGAACCCGGAGATTGCGTGCTGCTTTCGCCGGCCTGCGCGAGTCTCGATCAGTTCAGCAATTATCAGGCGCGCGGTGAGGCTTTCCGTGCAGGTGCTGCGGCCTGGCTGCAAACATTCGATCAACAGGAGGCGCCATGA
- the ftsW gene encoding putative lipid II flippase FtsW: MTALARRLSTAGSSFDGWLLFSALALLLLGWVMVTSASIEIATSQTGNAHYYSLRHGIFDVLALGSAMITLRIPLLWWQHNGSRLLMLGFVLLIAVLVVGPETNGSRRWISLGVVNVQVSELVKLFLIVYLAGYLERFLPGVRRHWWEFLKPLVIMVPLGGLLILEPDYGALVVMTGCVMGMLLLAGAPLIRFLLLMVAVILIGGYVAVAEPYRLERITSFANPWADMYDSGYQLTQALIAFGRGHWLGLGLGNSVQKLFYLPEAHTDFVFAVIAEELGLVGAVTVIALFAILVYRALLIGRRAELARLPFAAYLSYGIALVFGAQAFINIAVSTGMLPTKGLTLPLLSYGGSSLIVSAVMVALLLRVDIDTRKRGRSSPSRAKPAT, from the coding sequence ATGACCGCCCTGGCTCGACGCCTGTCGACAGCAGGCAGCTCCTTTGACGGCTGGTTGCTGTTCTCTGCGCTTGCCCTGCTGCTGCTGGGGTGGGTAATGGTGACCTCGGCGTCTATCGAGATCGCCACCAGTCAAACCGGCAATGCGCACTATTACAGCCTGCGTCACGGCATCTTCGACGTGCTGGCGCTGGGGAGCGCTATGATCACCCTGCGCATTCCCCTGCTATGGTGGCAGCACAACGGTTCTCGGTTGCTGATGCTGGGGTTCGTACTGTTGATTGCCGTGCTGGTAGTTGGCCCCGAAACCAACGGCAGCCGCCGCTGGATCTCGCTTGGCGTCGTCAACGTGCAGGTTTCAGAGCTGGTCAAGCTGTTCTTGATCGTCTATCTGGCCGGTTATCTGGAACGCTTTTTGCCCGGGGTGCGCCGGCATTGGTGGGAGTTTCTCAAGCCATTGGTGATCATGGTGCCGCTGGGCGGGCTGCTGATCCTCGAACCGGACTACGGCGCACTCGTGGTCATGACCGGTTGCGTGATGGGCATGCTGCTGTTGGCCGGGGCGCCGCTGATACGCTTTCTGCTACTGATGGTGGCGGTGATTCTGATCGGTGGTTATGTGGCGGTGGCCGAGCCCTATCGGCTAGAGCGGATCACCAGCTTCGCCAACCCCTGGGCCGACATGTATGATTCCGGCTACCAGCTGACCCAGGCGCTGATCGCCTTTGGCCGTGGTCACTGGTTGGGGCTCGGGCTGGGCAATAGCGTCCAGAAGTTGTTCTACCTGCCCGAAGCGCATACCGATTTCGTGTTTGCGGTGATTGCCGAGGAACTGGGGCTGGTCGGCGCGGTAACGGTGATCGCCCTGTTCGCGATTCTCGTCTATCGCGCTTTGCTGATCGGCCGGCGGGCCGAGCTCGCCCGATTGCCGTTCGCGGCCTACCTCAGCTACGGTATTGCCTTGGTTTTTGGCGCCCAGGCATTCATCAATATCGCCGTGAGTACCGGCATGCTGCCGACCAAGGGCCTGACGCTGCCGCTGTTGAGCTACGGCGGGTCGAGCCTGATCGTCAGTGCCGTGATGGTGGCCCTGCTGTTGCGGGTTGATATCGATACGCGCAAACGCGGCCGCAGCTCACCATCCCGCGCCAAGCCGGCGACCTAG